The following nucleotide sequence is from Thermoanaerobaculia bacterium.
TCGTCTGGGCGGTCGTGAAGGCGCATCTCGCCGGTCTCCGGAGCGGGACGCACAAGACGAAGACGCGCGCGGAAGTGTCCGGCTCCGGCCGGAAGCCCTTCAAGCAGAAGGGGACCGGGCGGGCCCGGCAGGGCGGCGGCCGCCCGCCGATCCACCGCCACGGCGGCACGGTGTTCGGGCCGGTCCCGCGCTCCTACGCCCAGGGCATCTCGGTCAACGAGAAGAAGAACGCGCTTCGCTCGGTCCTCTCCCGCAAGGTGAAGGAGGCGCGGCTCGTCGTCCTGGAGGACCTGGCGCTCGAGTCCCACAAGACGCGCGAGCTGCTCGGCAACCTGAGCGGTCTCGGGATCACCGGGAAGGCGCTCTTCGTCGATTCGCGCGACAACGAGAACCTCTCGCGGGCGCTCTCGAATGTGAAGGGGTTGAAGCACGTCGATCCGCTCGGCGTCAACGCGTACGACGTCCTGAACCACGGGTTCGTGGTCGCCACGCGCGAGGCGCTCGCCCGGGTCGCGAAGACCCTCGAGGGGAGATCATGAACCTGCATCAGGTCATTCGCCGCCCGCTCATCACCGAGCAGTCGACCCGCCTGAAGGACGCCGCCCGCACGGTGTGCTTCGAGATCGATCCCGGCGCGAACAAGATCGAAGTGAAGGCCGCCGTCGAGATGCTCTTCAACGTGAAGGTCGATTCCGTCCGCGTCGCCAACCGGGTGGGGAAGTGGAAGCGGATGGGGAAGTTCGCCGGCCAGCGCCGCGACTGGAAGAAGGCGTACGTGCGCCTCGCGGCGGGGGAAAAGCCCATTGAATTCTTCGAAGGCGTGTAGGTGATTCGATGCCCGTAAAGTCGTTCAAACCCACGTCCGCCGGCCGGCGGTTCCAGACGTCGATGACGTTCTCGGAGATCACGGCCGACCGGCCGGAAAAGAGCCTCGTCACGCCCAAGCGCCGGACGGGGGGCCGCAACAGCAGCGGCCAGATCACCTCCCGGTTCATGGGCGGCGGCCACAAGCGCCAGTACCGCGTCATCGACTTCCGCCGGGAGAAGATGGACGTCCCGGCGAGCGTGGCCTCGATCGAGTACGACCCCAACCGCACCGCGAACATCGCTCTCCTGCATTACGCCGACGGCGAGAAGCGCTACATCCTCGCCCCCGTCGGTCTCGAGGTCGGAGCGCGCGTCGTCTCGGGTCCGAAGGCCGACATCCTTCCCGGCAACGCCCTTCCGCTGCGGGGGATCCCGGTCGGCACGACGATCCACAACATCGAGTTGAAGCGCGGCAAGGGGGGCCAGATGGTCCGCTCGGCCGGCGCGGCGGCGCAGCTGATGGCCAAGGAAGGGGACTACGCGCAGGTCCGCCTCCCCTCCGGAGA
It contains:
- the rplD gene encoding 50S ribosomal protein L4, with the translated sequence MASVDVWNWKKEKVGAVELPASVFEQPYRRHLVWAVVKAHLAGLRSGTHKTKTRAEVSGSGRKPFKQKGTGRARQGGGRPPIHRHGGTVFGPVPRSYAQGISVNEKKNALRSVLSRKVKEARLVVLEDLALESHKTRELLGNLSGLGITGKALFVDSRDNENLSRALSNVKGLKHVDPLGVNAYDVLNHGFVVATREALARVAKTLEGRS
- a CDS encoding 50S ribosomal protein L23; its protein translation is MNLHQVIRRPLITEQSTRLKDAARTVCFEIDPGANKIEVKAAVEMLFNVKVDSVRVANRVGKWKRMGKFAGQRRDWKKAYVRLAAGEKPIEFFEGV
- the rplB gene encoding 50S ribosomal protein L2; protein product: MPVKSFKPTSAGRRFQTSMTFSEITADRPEKSLVTPKRRTGGRNSSGQITSRFMGGGHKRQYRVIDFRREKMDVPASVASIEYDPNRTANIALLHYADGEKRYILAPVGLEVGARVVSGPKADILPGNALPLRGIPVGTTIHNIELKRGKGGQMVRSAGAAAQLMAKEGDYAQVRLPSGETRKVFIDCYATIGQVGNIEHENLSIGKAGRSRWLGWRPHNRGVSMNPVDHPMGGGEGKTSGGRHPVSPWGWKTKGFKTRNNKRTDAMIVRRRK